TCATAGAGTACTGTTCCACGTGAAACCCTGCCAACTTTTAAAAGGTCTCTATGAAAAAGTCCCGCTGTTTCACGTGAAACAGCGGGACCCACTAATCAAAGGAGTCAGTCTTCATTCACCAAGAGGCTTTTGCTTTGCAACCCCCACCTTTCGTGGAAGAGTAATTCGAGAAGGTCTTGTTTTCCTATAGAGTATTATTTCCCTATGACCGAGCGCATCGCGAAGCTCAAACGTTTCACGTGAAACAAGGCTCATCCCACAAATCTGTGCGGCTTTATCTGCATGGTTAAATTCATCGACCGTAGGCCTTGCCTTCTCAAGAATCAAAATCCCCTGGTTCTTAAGAAGAGGCGCCGCATACTCAATGAGAACGTTGCTCTGGGCCACCGCGCGCGCCACCACATAGTCCTGCGGTTCATACGCCATAAGGGGGAGTTCCTCAAGACGCATCTTTGTCGCAGAAAGGTCGTGTAGTCCCAGCTCGTCTATGAACTCTCTAACGGCAAGAACTTTCTTTCCGACCGAGTCCACCAGAAGACCACGCGCACCCGTCATAATGCCCAGACAGATACCAGGAAAGCCACCGCCCGTTCCCATGTCCACAAAGGAGTCTCCCACGGAAAGAGAGACTCCAGAACAGGCGAGGGAGAGAAGGGAATCAACCACATGGAGTGTCACTGCATCTGCAGGATCAGTGATGCGCGTGAGGTTCATGCTCCTGTTCTTATCGATCACCAGCATGAGATGTCGTATCAGCAGCGAGGCCTGGCAAGCATCACAGAAAATCCCTTGGTCCTCGAGCTCTCTTCGAAGCTGCTCCTCAAGAACTGAATTCACCGTAGCACCTCTTTAGTAAGACATCTGACAAGAAGTAGCGTGCCAGAAGAAATTGTCAAAAAAAGGGGAGAGGATACCGAAGTGTCCCCCCCCTCTTCGTAGCCGTATCCTAGGCCTACTTGACCGCCGTGACAACAACGTGACGATCGGGCTCCTCGCCCTCGGAATGGGTGGTGACGCCCTGGTCGCCCACGAGCGTGAGGTGGACCAAGCGGCGCTCATAGGCGCTCATGGGAGAAAGAGAGACCTTACCCCCCTGCTGCTTGGCACGCTCGGCGGAGGAACGAGCCATCTCCTCGATTTTCTTCTTGCGGCGCCCCTTGTAGCTCTCGATATCGACGACGATGGGGTAGTAGAACTTGATCCTGCTGCTCATGAGCGAAGAGAGCACGGTTTGAAGCGCGTCAAGGGTCCTTCCGTGCCGACCGATAAGAACCGCAAGCTCGCCGCCCTTCACGTCGAGAATGAGCTCACTATTGTCCCCATCATACTCATCTATCGAACATATGTTCTCACCAAAGAGACCGAGAATGCTCTTGAGGTAGGTCACGGCAAGGTCAGCAATCTTGTCAATCTCGTCGCCTGTCAGAGTGGCGTCAGCCGCGTAGTGCTCTCTGATGGAAGCGAACTCATCAGAAGAGCCGTTATTAGGGGCATGCTCGTCCAGAGTCTCCTCCGGATTCGTGAGGGTTTCCTCCTCCATGCCAACCTCCTATTTCATTCATAGCGCTAGAACTAGATTCAGCTTGCCGCGCGCCCGAACGCCTAGTCCTTCTTGTGAGGGCGGGGCTTCTTCTCCCTGCGCACGACGTCAACCTCGACGGGACGATTGGCCGCCTCGGCC
This is a stretch of genomic DNA from Thermophilibacter immobilis. It encodes these proteins:
- the rsmG gene encoding 16S rRNA (guanine(527)-N(7))-methyltransferase RsmG encodes the protein MNSVLEEQLRRELEDQGIFCDACQASLLIRHLMLVIDKNRSMNLTRITDPADAVTLHVVDSLLSLACSGVSLSVGDSFVDMGTGGGFPGICLGIMTGARGLLVDSVGKKVLAVREFIDELGLHDLSATKMRLEELPLMAYEPQDYVVARAVAQSNVLIEYAAPLLKNQGILILEKARPTVDEFNHADKAAQICGMSLVSRETFELRDALGHREIILYRKTRPSRITLPRKVGVAKQKPLGE
- a CDS encoding Jag family protein, with amino-acid sequence MEEETLTNPEETLDEHAPNNGSSDEFASIREHYAADATLTGDEIDKIADLAVTYLKSILGLFGENICSIDEYDGDNSELILDVKGGELAVLIGRHGRTLDALQTVLSSLMSSRIKFYYPIVVDIESYKGRRKKKIEEMARSSAERAKQQGGKVSLSPMSAYERRLVHLTLVGDQGVTTHSEGEEPDRHVVVTAVK